The nucleotide sequence TATTTTCTTTCCCTTACTCATAAATAATTCCTCATTTCTTAAAATAGGTTTAGTTTTGCAATTCGTTCACAGGCTTCAGTGTAACGAGGCTCGTCAATCAATAACCCCACCCGAATGTATCCTTCACCATTAGCTCCAAATCCAGTACCTGGGGCAACTGCCACCGCCGCCTTGTCCAGAAGCAAGTCGGCGAAAGATTCGCTAGTATATCCTTTTGGAACTGGCATCCAGGCATAAAAGGTTCCCTCTGATTGATAAGGTTCCCAGCCAATTGATCTAGCTGCTTTGAAAAATTGGTTTCTCCGCTTCTCGTATAGGGCAACTAACTTTTTAACACTTTCTTGGCTATCAGACAGTGCAGTTACTGCAGCAGACTGAACGGCTGGAAAGACGCTAACAAACAGGTGATCCTGAATTAAATTGATTGCTTCAATAATTTCTGGATTTCCAACAGCAAATCCGATTCGCCACCCTGCCATGTTATAAGTTTTCGACAAGGTATACGTTTCGATTCCAACGTCTTTTGCCCCTGAGGTTTGCAGGAAGCTCAATGGGCGATTGCCATCAAAACCAATTGCTCCGTATGCAAAGTCCTGAACTATTTGAACATCGTTATCCTGAGCGAATTTAACCGCAGCTTCGTAAAATTCAGGTGTGGCAATTGCTCCCGTTGGATTATTAGGGTAATTCAAGTACAAAAGGTTACGCTTAGAATGATCAATCTCAATCTTACTAAAGTCTGGAAGATATCCATTCTCCTCTGAAATTGGGTATAGTTGCAAGTTAGCTCCGGCCAACGGAACTCCGGAAAGGTAATCTGGATAACCTGGATCAGGAAGTAAAACATTGTCTCCCGGATTCAATAATGCTAACGGAAGTTCAACAAGTGCTGTTTTAGAACCGCCAATAATCGCAACTTCCTTTTCCGGGTCAAGTTGAACACCATACTCACGCTGATAAAAATCAGCTGCAGCTTGTTTTAGCTCAGGCTCACCACGAAAGGGCGAGTACTTGTGGTTAGCAGGATCTGCGGTGGCCTCCTGCATCGCTTTAACAATATTTGCTGGCGTTGGTTGATCAGGATTTCCTTGGCCCAAATTAATTACGTCCGCTCCTGAAGCAACCTTTGCCCCAACCTTTTTAACCAAACTTGCAAAGAATTGCTTTGGTAAATTGTTTAAGATATCTGACTGTTCAATTGTCGTTATCATTACCCCATTTCTGTTTTCAAACCATAAAAAAAGTCCCTCTAGTTACAAAAATAGTAACTAAAGGGACGACGAATCGTGGTACCACCCTGTTTCGCAACCTGACTAAGTCAAATTGCCTCATCAGCACAATAATGCTAGGGATGGTAACGGATCCTGCCGTGACCACCGCGTTAACGATGATCCATTTTTCAGAGTTCATCTTCATTTTCATTGCTATTACCGGTTCTCACCAATCCCGGCTCTCTTTAAACAGTCTTGGAAAACTACTCTTCTCTTCATGACTTGGTTTGTTAAATTATTATAAATCATAACATCGTTTTTTAATAAATCAAGTAATTAATTAAAATTACTTGATGATTTTTTTATTGGGGTCAGCAAAATTGATTACTAGCACAACCACCATCATCACTGCAGATAAGGTAAATACTGAATGAAGGCCGTTTAAAATTATGCCATCGATCATTGATCTGTTGGTGACACGAACATTAGTGCTTGAACTAATTACATCGTTGACTTTGCTAAAAGAAATTCCGTGAAGTTGCATTCTAATAACAACGTTCAAAATGGCTCCATATACACCCGTCATCACCGTTTGACCGAGAGAACGGCCCAACGTTAGTATCGCGGTGGCCGACCCTACCAGGCTGTCGCTAACTAAATGTTGACTCAGGATCGTGTTCATACTGATCACAATCCCCATCCCGGTTCCGTTGACAGCCGAAATAATGTAAAACATCCAAAACGGAAAATGGATGTTTGCAAAAACTAGCATCAAGTAAAACACTAATTGAATCGTGACTACGAGCATAATCACCCGTTTAGGTACAAACCTGGCAATCAATCCGCCGACAAAGAATGACGCAGTCAACCACATAACGGAGCTGGAAGTAACAACCATCCCCGCCCCAGTTGCGGGTAATCTGTACAGTGATTGCAACCAAATTGGTAAATAGACCTGAAAACCAATCAAGACCCCACTTAAAATTGTAGCCGTTAAAATTTGCACGTTAAATGTTTTGACCCTAAACATTTCTGGTGGAATCAACGGGTCATTAAACCGGGTTTCTTGATGAACTAGCAACCCAAATCCGACTATGGCAACTACTAACAGTACCATTGAAATCGCTAAGTTGGTATCCAAACTCTGAATACCTAATAACAACGCTACCAGTCCAACGGTAAGCCATAAAATTCCTAACCAGTCGATAGTTAGCTGGCGTTTTTCAAAGTTTGACTCAGTATAGCCAATCGCAATAATCACAAAAACTAAAAGCCCTAAAGGAACATTAACGAAAAATACCCAATGCCACGATAAATGGTCAACCAAGAAACCACCAACAAGTGGCCCAACTAATGCTGACAGACCCCAGGCAGTGTTATTTAAGGCCATCACTTTTGCACGTTCTTTAAAGCTGTAGTAATCAGCGATAATCGTAAACGTTAATGGCATAACTGCACCAGCACCGATTCCCTGAATCGCCCTTGCAGCAACTAAGAAGAAAATCGATGGTGAAATTCCACTTAAAAAGGAACCGATGGTAAAGAGCAGTACCCCCCATTGAAACACTCGTTTTCTGCCTAACGTGTCAGCCATCTTTCCATAAATTGGGGTGGTGATAGCTGTTGTCAGCAAATAAGCACTCATGATCCAACTTTGAAACGCCAAACCATGCAAGTCACTAATGATTGCGGGTAGAGCTGTTGTGACGATAGTTACCTCAACTGAAGTCATAAAGGTAGCAATAAACACTGCAATCATAACTAACCCACGATTTTTGTGTGTCTGTGTCAAAAAAACACACCATCCTTTCTCTGTATCCAAACAATTTATTATACGCCTGTTTTATAAGATTTAATTTAGCAAAATAAAAAAAGAGGCCCAGATGCATTAGCATCACAGGCCCCGTTGGCTTACTATTAATCTAATTGCTTTTGTTATAACTTCTAATTACAGGTGGCTCATAATTGTTCATAAATTTATAGATTTCTGTCAGCGAGTCAGAAAAAAGCAACTTCTGGCGATCTTCAACCGTCAAAAATTCTTTTTTAGTCATCTCATCAAACATTTTTTCTAATGGGTCATAATAGCCAGCAACATTATAGAAGACACACGGGCTGGGATTATCACCAATTCGTGCCCATGAAAAGGCCTGAGATATCTCCTCCAATGTTCCAGGACCTCCAGGCAACGCAATACAACCATCAGATTGTTTCATCATTTCTTGCTTACGAATATCCATATTAGCAACAATCTTCAAATCAGAAAGCCACTCCAGTGCTGCCCCTCGATCAAAAAGTTCTTGGGGCATAATGCCGTGCACCGTCCCGCCAGACGCCACAACCGACTTAGCTAGCAATCCCATCAAGCCAACACCGCCACCACCATAAACTAAATCTAGGTTATGCTCAACTAACCAATGAGCTAATTTGACGGTCGCTTCTTGGTACACCTTATCGTTTCCTGCTGATGCTCCACAATATACCGCAACTTTTTCCATTGATAATCCCAACCTCACAATCCTATAATTAAAAGCACTACGATAATAATATCACGGAGGAATTGTGGATGAATTTAAAAGATCATGAAAATTGGTTAGTAGAGTTTTACAAACAACGAGATTGGTATAAGTACACACCTCCAGTTAGGCTAAATTATTTGACCGAAGAGGTTGGTGAACTGTCAAGAGCAATCCGTTCAATTGAATTCGGTCGCGATCATCCAGGTGAGCACAAGCTATCAACCGATGAAAAGTTTGATAACTTAAACGAAGAACTTGCAGATGTCATTGACCAAGTACTGATAATTTGTAGTCAATACGACATTGACCCCACATCCTTAATGGAATATAGCGAGCGGAAGCTAAATAAACGTTTCGAATCAAATCAAGGTGCTTAATGGAAAGTTGCTACGGTAGGCATCAGACTCATTTGACCCTCCCTACTCACTTTTTTGTTACAATAAAGTTATACAAACAAAGGGAGCGTGACATAAATGACAAAACTAATTACACTGAAAAACTTGCCGAAGACACTGACTCCGAATGAAGATGTACTCACCTTGAGTATTAATTTAAATAAATTAAAATACCAACAAGATGAGCGTCTGCACCTAAAGAGTGCGCTTACAGAAATTAAAAAATATTCTATGGAACACCCTGAATTAAACTATAAAGAGCTTGAACGTCAGGTAGACAACTTGATTGATCAGAACCTACCATACCAAGGGATAACGTTATTCATTCAAGGTAATACTTTAGAGTTGTTCGTTTTACCACGGACAACTGTTGACGAAGTAAAGTTAACAATTAGCAAATCTCCCGACTTACTATCTATTTTACGTGAGCAACCAAACAAGATGTATTACTTGTTAGCGTTAGAGGGAACATCATTCAGACTATTCAAAATTGTTGATAAAGCAGTTGCACCCGTGAAATTAGATGTAGACGCCCCAACCGACCTAGTGGAAACATTAGGATCAGAAAAACGTGGTGGTGAACTTAACTTTAGTGGTCAAGGTGGTTCAACAACTTTCCATGGCCACAATGAAACAAGCAAGGAAAAACAGATTGATTTAGAGCGTTACTACCGCGAAATCAATAAGTATCTGGTTGAAACTATTGACTTAACTGTTCCAATCGTCTTAATGGGATTACCTAAAAATCTGGCATTATTCAAACGAATTTCAGAAAAGCTGTCTCTATCTGAAATTCAAATTAGCAAATCCCCAACGGACTTAACAAATGCCCAAATTGAAAAGACCACTAGCAACGAAATCAGTGAACAAGAGGTTGAAACAATCACTGACGATGTTGCTGCCATTAATAACAAGCGGGTATTAACTGACACAGCTGAAATTGACCAAGCAATTGATACAAACCAACTAAACAAGCTGATTGTTAACGTTGGTAATCTATCCAATAGCGTTGATGACCACCTATACAATGACATCAACCGAATTATCTCTCGTGCCTTAAAGATTAACAGTCAGGTGGTTGTTCTTAAACAAGAAGAACCACAATCACCAGCCTTATTGGAAGCAACAACTTATTAATCGAAAAGCTCACAGAGCACGCCTAAATGGGGCTGTTTTGTGAGCTTTTTGATGACTTGCGAAAACCACCAAAAAATAATAAACTAAGGGTCTATTATTTTTTGGAGAGTCGATAATGAAAAAGCTGATATTTTCAATCTGGGCAATTGCCCTGTTAATCATCGCAGGTACCCTAACTGTATTCGCAAGTAAAACAAATTCCGACACTCAGTCTAACCAACAATTAGCACCCCAAACTCAAACCAAGCTAATCAACATCGCAGATAAAGCATTAACAAAACGCGAGGCAAAGCAAACTCGAATCGTCTATGTTGGCAAAGTAGTCAGACATCACCAGAAGTTCTATTTACTTGCTGGGATCAAACGCCAAACTGGTAAAAGAGCCTCAACAAATGCAGATTCAATTTGCAATTTCTTTATCAACGAAAATTTTAAATTAAAAGCAATTTCGAAGACGGATTTCCCGTCAAAAAATGTTTTAAAATAAATAAAGCTTACTCTATAGCTGCGATTAAATCACAGCTAAGAGTAAGCTTATTTTTTATCTCTTTAAATCTGAATTAGTCATAATTTTAACTTGGGGCTTTTGATAATAATAAAATTGTTTCATCGTTGGCTCATATAGACTTTGTTGACCATAGACGTCAAATGCCCGTTTGATAGTTACTGAGTGCCCCGGTTTAACAACAACTGGCTTATGCGGAAACACAACGTTTGCTTTACTCTTCGGAAAATTGGGCCGGTAATATTTGATTTTAGAGAAATCGAACTTCACATTTTGCTTAGTCCCGTTTTTGATTTTCATATTCCGATATACCCGCACATAGACACTTGGAGAATTCTTAGCATCATAGTGCCAAGCACCAGAGAACTTTACAAGTTTCTGCTGCTTATGTGATAGCTGATCATAATTAACAGTCTTTGCCTTGCTAGCAAAAGTGGTCTGGCTAACTGCCATCCCCAATGCCAAGGAAAAAAGTAACGCTGTACTACACTTAAATTTTTTCATGCAATCATCATAACAAGCTGGTAATTTGGGTTCAACGCTTTTAATCAAATCGTAAAATGACTGTTATCTCAGCTTCATCTTTGGATTCAGTTGGAAACTGCTCTATAATAAAATATTGAGGTGAATTATATGGACTACAAAAAACTAATAATTACGACAGGTGCCGCAGTGATTGGGGTATTCGGATTATCGCTAACCACTCAAGCAAGCACTTCAAATCAATACGGTTACTACCAAGCTAAAAAGACAGTTAAAGTACCACTTTATGGAACTAGTCAGTCTGTGAAAATCAAAAAGAACACAATTGTGCCCGGATACACTTTTCAAGACGCATTTAGAACTCAAAAAAGTATCAAATTAAACTTAAGCTCTTTAAGTTACCAATACCGTAAGTCATGGCCAAAAATCGCCAAAAATATTGACTGGCAACAAAGCGGCGCCACAGAGCAGGCAGTATCGTTTAAGGCGGTCACAGCCCCTCAACAAATGCTATTCAAAACTGTAAGTACGTTACCCCTGACCGGAATGTTCTACGTGGGTAACCGTGCTAATTCTAAGGGAACTACTACTCTAAAGAGTCGGCTAGTTATCACCACGGATGGTTACATCGAACGATATTACGATACGTACCCAAATGTTAGTCAAAAACCAGTGGCCACCGCAAAAATTAGTAAGGTTCAAAGGAAGGGGCTAACCACGTACCTTTACTACCCTAATCACATTAAGGGCGTGAAGGACCAACACGTTGCTAAAACCGGCAAATTTCAATATCGATTAACAATTAAAAACTTAAATAAGAGCACCCAAACTAAGCTGAAAAACGCTGATGTTGCTAGCGAACGCTATGCTGTATATTCATTTGGCGGTCAGCACTACTTCACATTGATGAATCAAGTCGACTTCTAGTCATCCTGGTTGACCTATCAATAAAAATTAGTTATATTGATAGTAATTCAATATCAAATGCGCCACCGGGTGCAATCAACTCAAGTACATCACCAAACTTCGTTAGGTCTAAGAAGAAGTTTGGCGGTGTACTTTTTTCGTTTAAATTATGGAGGAATATAGTTATGGCATGGATTGATTTATTTATCGCAGGATTATTTGAAGTTTTTTGGGCAGCAATGATGAAACTGAGCCACGGTTTCTCTAAGTTAGGCTTCTCAGTGGCTACAGTTGTTGGGATGATTCTTAGTTTTTACTTTCTAGCAAAGGCAACCAAGATGCTACCCATTAGCCTCTCCTACCCAATTTGGACAGGAATTGGTGCAGTTGGATCTATCCTGGTTGGTGCCTTTGTATTTAAAGACACCCTACCACCTGCAACTTGGATTTTTATTGGTTTCTTACTTGTTGGAATTATCGGAATTAAAGTCACTAGCGGGCATTAGTGATATAATGAGCCTATCATTTTTTTAAAGGGGAATCATTATGGAACTGAGCATCAAAAGGTGTGATATCAACGATTTGGATCAACTCGTTGATATTGCGATTGAAACCTTCGTTGATACTTTCTTACCAAATAACAAACAAAAAGATATTGATCAATATGTAATCAACGCGTTTAAAAGCTCAAAGCTAATGGATGAACTTCACAATCCTGAATCGCAGTTTTTCTTTATTTATTCCGATGAAGAACTGGCTGGTTACTTAAAGGTTAATGTTGGAACCGCCCAAACTGAAGATATGGGTCCAGATAGTTTTGAAGTTCAGAGAATTTACGTTAGGCAAAAATTTAAAAGAACTGGTGTTGGCACTGAGTTGATGACCCGGGCAATTCAGCTTGCTAAACGTGCCAAAAAGAAGCAAGTTTGGCTCGGAGTTTGGGAAAAAAATGTTAACGCACAGAAATTCTACGAAAAGTTTGGGTTTATCAAAACTGGGAGTCATAAGTTCTTAATGGGCAGTACACCAAATCACGATTGGATTATGACGAAACAGCTGTAAAATATGATTTATCGAGGACAAAGTAATCTTTGCCCTTTTTTTGTTCCAAAACTTTCTAACGGGATTGTTTTAATTAATATGAGATAATTAAGGGAATAACTGTGAAGGAAAAATAATATGGATAAATCAATTTCTATCGCAATTTGGCGAAAAAACATATTAATATTTTTGACTAGTCAATTTTTAACTGGGATTACCAGTATGATTGTTCAATATGCCATTATTTGGTATTTGACCAAGGAAACGGGATCGGCAACTGTTCTTAGTTTAGCAACATTATTGGGAATGCTACCGATGGCTCTGCTTAGCCCGTTTGCTGGACCGTTTGTTGACCGGCTAAACAAAAAGGCATTACTGATTGTGCCAGATTTGATTGCAGCTTTATTTGCAATTCTGCTATCGATTGTTGGAACCATTAATTCAACCTTCCCACTCTGGTTGGTATTTGTTTCACTATTGGTTCGCTCAATCGCCCAGACCTTTCAAATGCCCACGGTCCAATCGATTCTACCAACAATGGTTCCGGAAAAAGAACTAACAAAAATCAACGGCCAGTTAGGCATGGTTCAATCAGCGAATATGATTATTGCTCCAGCACTCGGTGCCTTTTTGTTCTCAATCGTACCAATTAATTTTTTAATCTTAATCGATGTAATTGGGGCAGTAATTAGTGTTGGTTTATTAATATTTGTAGTAATTCCAAACAATAAAATTACTGAGCAAAAGTTGTCTATCCTTAGCGATGTCAAATTTGGTTTAGGAAAACTAGTCAAAAATCGTGGAGTTATGTGGCTTACCATAATCGGTGCCATTTTTACCCTCCTATTGATGCCTGCTGCTAGCCTATATCCACTGATGACAATGGACTACTTCAAAGGTTCCGTATTTCAAGCTGGGATGATTGAAGTGATTTACTCCGCAGGAATGCTTTTGGGCGGGGCAATAATTGGCTTTTTTGGTAATTGGAAAAATAGAATGACACCTGTCGTCTTATCATACCTAGTGATTGGAATTACTTTTGCATGGAGTGGAATTCTACCCGACAGTCAAACCGGTTACTGGTATTTCTTGATTCTCAATGCAATTGGTGGACTAGCCACCCCATTCTTCAATACCTTAATGATGGCGATGATTCAGCAATCATATCCATCAAATGAACTGGGTAGAGTCTTGGGAATCTTAAACGCAATCTTAAGCATTGCCGGACCGGTCGGCCTAATCTTTGCTGGCCCCTTGGCGGACTCAATCGGTGTAGAAAAGATGTTCCTCATCGCAGGAATTGGTACTGTGCTATGTGGACTGGCAAATTGGCTAATTCCCACAGCAAGAAATTACGATATTAAATTGCAAGCTACTTTAGCTGAAAAAAACGAAAAATAAAAAGGCTCAGAATTCAAGTTATTCTTGAACACCGAGTCTTTATTTTTTAACAATCAAATCGTTTAGTAGTAAATCACCACTGGTTCATTGACTGAGGTATACTTGAACACTTTTCCCATTACCGAAGGTGGATTATTCACACACCCGTGAGAATGGTACTGAGACCTTGCGCTAGGGTTTCCATAGACGGAAGCTGGTTGCCAAGGTGAATCATGCAATCCAACCCCATCAGTTGTAATTGGTACCCAGTAATTTACAGGAGAAGCATACTTAGAACCATCGTTGTTCTTGCCTCGTAACGTTGCGTGGCGTTGCTTATAAAGAATGTAGAAGGTTCCCTGCGGTGTCTTATTACCGCCAGTAACTGTTCCCGACATTACTGGTGTTTTAACTTTCAATTTGCCGTTTACGTAAACGTATTCCATTAGGTTTTTAAGGTCAACCTCAACTCTGGTTTTCCCAACGTTCTTCTCTCCATAACCACGACCAATTGCATAGTGTTTTAGATTCATCGTTGTCTTAGCATTAGCCTGTAAATGCTTCATAATGTTCTTGGTGAGTGCTGTCTGGTTGACTTGCCAGCCGTATGTTCCACCTTGCACTACTCTTGTCTGTCCAGAATGAACTTTTAGTTTGTATGGTTTTCCGAGCGTATCAATCTTGTTAGCAAGTTGCTTGATTCTAGCTGCCAATTTAGATGAATCAAACTTGTACTTTCCTGGTGCAGTTTGAACTGCATTTGTTAGGTAGTCACTTGCTTTGAACTTCAAGTCTTTATTGTAAGTTTTAACGGTGACTTTATGGTTCATTAACTCTTGGAGCTTTTGCTTCTCATCTTTAACTGCCTGACTGCTTGGGCTGTCGATCTTCAGCACTTTTTTAGGAACTGAAATTTCCAAATCCCGCTTAGCCTGGTACTTAAATTGCTTTACCATCCACTTTTTATCAAGCTGGGTACCTTGGGTCCCTTCCTTGACAACGACCTTACCATCGACCAAGTTAACCTTGGTGTTGGTGGTTGGCTTTTTAGCAGCATTAATTTCATCTACCTGTTTTTTAAACTTTGGAAGTAAAACAGTTAGCCGCTTGGTTTGCTGAGCCTTTGAAATTGCTACCCCAGTTGTCATCGATGGGTTGGCTAACATACTCATCGAACTACGGTTATTAAATAACTCCGAAACCTGTGCTTGGTCCACTTTAACTCGCGAACCTTTTACAACTAAATCATTAGTTTTATTGCCGGCAGCCGTGTTTAATTTATCAGTCGCTTGAGCAATAGTTAGCCCCGAAACGTTAACCCCATTGATATTCGCCATCTTAAAGTGGTTCCGGTAATAACCCCAAACTCCCATACTACCGATTACAGCCACAGTTAAAACTGATGCCACCCCGACTTTAAGCCTACGGGCTCTCTTTTGTTTTTGTTTATTTTTATGTTGTTCTCTTCTTGTCAATTCCCCGTACCTGCCTTTTATATTCCCTTGATATCCATTATGTACGACTTTATTGTAAGCATGAAAGCTTTGGGTTACCACTAATATAACTTTTTTTGACAATCCTTAATTAAATCTTCACATTTTAGGGGTAAAATTTGTTTAACGCAAAATTAATTTGATTGGAGACATATTATGAAGCTAACTGTTGGTCAAGGAAAGCCAATTCGGGCTGCCGCAAGCTTTGTTAGAATGAACGTTTTTGTTATCGAACGTCACATCAAACTAACAGATGAGTTTGACGATAAAGATAGTGATACCATGACATACGCAGTAATGTTTGATGGCGAAACGCCGGTAGCAACTGCTCGTTTTGAATCACCTGATGAGCGAACGTTAAAAATCGGTAGAGTCGCTACTTTAAAAGATTACCGTGGACAAGGTCTCGGTGCCCAAGTTCTTACAGCTCTCGAAGAAGTAGCCAAATCTAGAGGCAAAACAACCTCATTAATTCATAGTGAAGTAACCGCCCAGGGATTTTACGAATCGCTTGGCTATCAGGCGTCATCGGATGTATTTGTTGAAGACGGCGTTGACTGCATAATTGTCGAAAAATCATTTTAAAATTATGGTAAAGGAATGAACACGATGAAAACAGAAAAAGAAAAATTCTTAGCAGGTGAACCATACAATATCATGGATCCAGAATTGGCAGCAGAAGAAACTACGGCTCGCCGTTTATGCAAACAGATGAATGAACTTGATGACACAGCAACCAAAGAAAAAGATCACATTATTCGCCAACTTTTCGGTTCAGTCGGCAAATCTCCTTGGGTTCAACCTAACTTCCGTTGTGACTTTGGATACAACATTCACGTTGGGGATTACTTTATGTGTAATTACGACAACGTTATTTTAGATATCGCGCCCGTTACCATTGGTGATCACTGTATGCTTGCCCCTCACGTTCAAATTTATGCAGCCTACCATCCAAAAGATCCTAAGGGTCGTGAAGACTTTATCGGTTTGGGCAAACCTGTTACCCTTGGCGACCACGTTTGGGTCGGTGGTGGCTCAGTAATTTTGCCAGGAGTAACTTTAGGAAATAACGTAATTGTTGGTGCAAACTCAACTGTCACTAAATCGTTTGGGGACAACGTTATTATCGCCGGTAATCCAGCACGAGTAATTAGTGAAAATCTGCCGGAAGAAAAATAATTTTAAAAAAACTGTTGACTTGATTAAAAAATGGGTGTAAATTCGTACCAATCATTAAATTCAAATTAAAAGCAATGAAGAGAAACGCTAATGTTTCCGGGTAATCAGAAAGGTGTCGGTCGATGAAAGACACCCAACGGTAACTGTCAGCGATCGTCTCTAAGCTACGCAATTAAACTTAAAGTAAATTGCGTTGGGAGCACCCATTACAGTGTCGACGTATCGTTTTTAACCGTACGTTTAAGGTAGCGTCAGCAATGACGTTATAAATTATAGGTGGTACCGCGCAGAAGCGTCCTATCAATGCACTAAGTGTGTTGATAGGACGCTTTTTTGAATTTAATGAATTTTACTTAAGGGTGGTGAGGACAATGAAATCGGAGATTATCATCCCGGAAAATGATCCGGGCCAGATTCAGATTATAAATCAAAAGACGACTATGGTTCTCGCCGACAATGGCAGAACCAACATATAAATGGAGGCTATGCTTATGGATACCCAAGTAAAGGAACAAACTAATGAATTGACGGACACACAGAAAGAATTTGCAAAGAAACTATTTGATGCATACCAAACTCATCGGCCATTAAAAGAAGCTGACTTTTCAAACGTAGTAACCGATGAGGAATCGGCCTATGCCGTGCAAAGAAAATTCACTGAAATGAAAGATGAAGAAGTTGGTGGCTACAAAGTATCCCTGACTAGTAAACAGACCCAAGACATGTTTGATTCAGACTCACCGCTTTACGGTGCCCAGGTTAAGAGTCACTTCATGGAATCAGGAGTTACCCTTCATGGATCAGAGCTTATGGAACCCCTAGCCGAAGTTGAAATGATGTTTACCGCCACAGAAGATCTTTCAGCCAGTGACTCGCCAGAAGAACTTATGCGTAAAACTAAAGTAGCTCCAGCAGTGGAAGCTCCAGACTCACGGTTTGAAGATTGGTTCCCAGCGTTATCAAAGTACATGGTAATGTCTGACGCAGCAGTTGGTGGTTACGTTGTGTATGGACAAGAAGTTAAAACTACTGACCTTTTTGACTCACCTGAGGAACTAGCTCACGTTGAATGTGAACTATTCCATGATGGTAAAAAACTAAAGGATGGCCAATCCTCAGAAGTCCTTGGGAATCCACTAGAATCACTACACTGGTTAGCCGAAAAGCTAGAATCTCAAGG is from Lentilactobacillus curieae and encodes:
- a CDS encoding sugar O-acetyltransferase encodes the protein MKTEKEKFLAGEPYNIMDPELAAEETTARRLCKQMNELDDTATKEKDHIIRQLFGSVGKSPWVQPNFRCDFGYNIHVGDYFMCNYDNVILDIAPVTIGDHCMLAPHVQIYAAYHPKDPKGREDFIGLGKPVTLGDHVWVGGGSVILPGVTLGNNVIVGANSTVTKSFGDNVIIAGNPARVISENLPEEK
- a CDS encoding GNAT family N-acetyltransferase; amino-acid sequence: MKLTVGQGKPIRAAASFVRMNVFVIERHIKLTDEFDDKDSDTMTYAVMFDGETPVATARFESPDERTLKIGRVATLKDYRGQGLGAQVLTALEEVAKSRGKTTSLIHSEVTAQGFYESLGYQASSDVFVEDGVDCIIVEKSF
- a CDS encoding L,D-transpeptidase family protein, coding for MTRREQHKNKQKQKRARRLKVGVASVLTVAVIGSMGVWGYYRNHFKMANINGVNVSGLTIAQATDKLNTAAGNKTNDLVVKGSRVKVDQAQVSELFNNRSSMSMLANPSMTTGVAISKAQQTKRLTVLLPKFKKQVDEINAAKKPTTNTKVNLVDGKVVVKEGTQGTQLDKKWMVKQFKYQAKRDLEISVPKKVLKIDSPSSQAVKDEKQKLQELMNHKVTVKTYNKDLKFKASDYLTNAVQTAPGKYKFDSSKLAARIKQLANKIDTLGKPYKLKVHSGQTRVVQGGTYGWQVNQTALTKNIMKHLQANAKTTMNLKHYAIGRGYGEKNVGKTRVEVDLKNLMEYVYVNGKLKVKTPVMSGTVTGGNKTPQGTFYILYKQRHATLRGKNNDGSKYASPVNYWVPITTDGVGLHDSPWQPASVYGNPSARSQYHSHGCVNNPPSVMGKVFKYTSVNEPVVIYY
- a CDS encoding 2-keto-4-pentenoate hydratase; this translates as MEAMLMDTQVKEQTNELTDTQKEFAKKLFDAYQTHRPLKEADFSNVVTDEESAYAVQRKFTEMKDEEVGGYKVSLTSKQTQDMFDSDSPLYGAQVKSHFMESGVTLHGSELMEPLAEVEMMFTATEDLSASDSPEELMRKTKVAPAVEAPDSRFEDWFPALSKYMVMSDAAVGGYVVYGQEVKTTDLFDSPEELAHVECELFHDGKKLKDGQSSEVLGNPLESLHWLAEKLESQGTPLRAGQRVSSGTFLLPESLRKGDWKATFNKGFGSVFLHVTE